The following proteins are co-located in the Maridesulfovibrio sp. genome:
- a CDS encoding 4Fe-4S binding protein, whose amino-acid sequence MSVKRKGNSTVTIFPDWCKGCGICAAFCPAKVMELNDQGKAVVIREEECINCGFCELHCPDFAIMVRPKVDDEIPAVCRAVLEKAARKADEPAASGAAAEKTGSGNNKE is encoded by the coding sequence ATGAGTGTCAAACGTAAGGGAAATAGCACGGTTACGATTTTTCCGGACTGGTGCAAGGGTTGCGGCATTTGCGCAGCCTTTTGTCCGGCAAAGGTCATGGAGTTGAACGATCAGGGTAAGGCGGTCGTTATCCGGGAGGAAGAATGTATTAATTGCGGATTCTGTGAGCTGCATTGCCCGGATTTCGCTATTATGGTTCGTCCTAAGGTTGATGATGAGATTCCTGCGGTATGCAGGGCTGTCCTTGAGAAGGCCGCCCGGAAAGCAGATGAGCCTGCCGCTTCCGGCGCTGCTGCGGAAAAAACCGGTTCCGGTAACAATAAGGAATAA
- a CDS encoding 2-oxoacid:acceptor oxidoreductase subunit alpha translates to MARPRKKRNKEIFALGNEAVVEGALLAGCTFYGGYPITPSSEIMEIMAQRLPLIPNGAFIQMEDEIGGLGSVIGASLAGRKAMTATSGPGFSLMQEHLGYGCITETPLVIVNVMRGGPSTGLPTSPAQGDVQQARWGTHGDHSIIVLSASNVQECLDNTIEAFNLAEKYRTPVVLLIDEITAHTREKIIIPNEDEYEVFNRIVPTMPPEWYKPYEETVRGVPPMPAIGSGYRFHVTGLTHDTNGFPTSRPDEVRELNERLFRKIDQFLHDVQLVDEVDTEDADVVVIAYGTVARSAELAVKQARDLGVKAGLLKLSTLFPYPRKATEKVMAKASTLIVPEMNMGQISREVKRVNNGQVSVRTINKVDGQIITPAEILKVLTRV, encoded by the coding sequence ATGGCCAGACCTAGAAAAAAAAGAAACAAAGAGATTTTCGCTCTGGGCAACGAGGCTGTTGTTGAAGGTGCGCTTCTGGCGGGCTGTACCTTTTACGGCGGATATCCCATTACTCCTTCATCGGAGATTATGGAGATAATGGCTCAGAGATTGCCGCTCATTCCTAATGGTGCATTTATCCAGATGGAAGATGAGATAGGTGGACTCGGATCGGTTATCGGTGCGTCTCTGGCGGGCAGGAAAGCTATGACTGCTACTTCCGGTCCCGGCTTTTCCCTGATGCAGGAGCATCTTGGATATGGATGTATTACCGAGACTCCGCTGGTAATTGTTAACGTCATGCGTGGCGGTCCCAGTACCGGTCTTCCCACATCCCCGGCTCAGGGTGATGTGCAGCAGGCCCGCTGGGGTACCCATGGCGATCATTCCATCATAGTACTTTCAGCTTCTAATGTTCAGGAATGTCTTGATAATACCATCGAGGCTTTTAACCTTGCGGAGAAATACCGTACTCCGGTAGTTCTGCTTATTGATGAGATCACCGCGCATACCCGTGAGAAGATCATCATCCCTAATGAGGATGAATATGAGGTCTTCAACCGTATTGTTCCGACCATGCCTCCGGAATGGTATAAGCCTTACGAAGAGACCGTACGCGGCGTACCTCCTATGCCTGCCATCGGTTCAGGATACCGTTTCCATGTCACCGGGCTGACTCATGACACCAACGGCTTCCCCACATCCAGGCCTGACGAAGTTCGTGAACTGAACGAACGGTTGTTCCGCAAAATTGACCAGTTCCTGCATGATGTGCAGCTGGTTGATGAAGTGGATACCGAGGATGCGGATGTTGTTGTTATTGCTTACGGAACAGTGGCGCGTTCTGCTGAGCTTGCCGTTAAGCAGGCCCGTGACCTTGGTGTAAAGGCTGGTTTGCTTAAGCTTTCGACCTTGTTCCCATATCCAAGGAAAGCAACGGAGAAGGTTATGGCCAAAGCCAGCACTCTTATTGTTCCTGAAATGAATATGGGACAGATTTCAAGGGAAGTGAAAAGGGTCAATAACGGTCAGGTAAGCGTGCGGACAATCAATAAGGTCGATGGGCAGATCATTACCCCGGCTGAAATCCTCAAAGTCTTAACACGGGTGTAG